Proteins encoded in a region of the Vicia villosa cultivar HV-30 ecotype Madison, WI linkage group LG5, Vvil1.0, whole genome shotgun sequence genome:
- the LOC131608085 gene encoding uncharacterized protein LOC131608085 → MASFSQVVKACRSLKFLVVEDPVERFAMKRRMKHRSRQLRMRLRAKKQRITRLYTEWALNAINNVACGWERDSKVKNIGMLWQNEMIGIKWAGKHQEIRAGLRFALLEDIQFVADVMGSVGLQINPRMVEISSSVYLGRIVFESESDWIKWADLVKNLETMV, encoded by the exons ATGGCTAGTTTCTCACAAGTCGTCAAAGCATGCAG GTCACTGAAATTTCTTGTCGTTGAGGACCCTGTCGAAAGATTCGCGATGAAGCGAAGGATGAAGCATAGATCCAGGCAACTCCGAATGAGGTTGAGAGCGAAGAAACAGCGGATTACCAGACTATACACTGAATGGGCTTTGAATGCAATCAACAATGTTGCATGCGGCTGGGAAAGGGACAGTAAGGTTAAGAACATAGGAATGTTGTGGCAGAATGAGATGATTGGAATAAAATGGGCGGGGAAGCATCAGGAGATTAGGGCTGGTTTGCGTTTTGCTTTATTAGAAGACATTCAATTTGTGGCTGATGTTATGGGAAGTGTAGGACTGCAGATAAATCCGAGAATGGTTGAGATATCCAGCTCAGTGTATCTTGGTAGGATCGTGTTTGAAAGTGAAAG TGACTGGATTAAATGGGCAGATTTGGTGAAGAACCTTGAAACAATG GTTTAG